Proteins from one Romboutsia sp. CE17 genomic window:
- a CDS encoding LptM family lipoprotein, translating to MKNKLKIMMMAILSIFILTGCGTKSPTEVVNSYFDEIKKGENAEVTEYLLESVESTEDSTDSDENQADPKMEEAMKLYLSKIDAKVLSENIEKDKATVEVEVSGLNFSNIILEVLQESLSSAFSGVEMSDEEISNSVLEKVKSGKVETRTGTVTLSKDEKEWKINTEDESFMGLIFGKAQELDSSTAK from the coding sequence ATGAAGAATAAATTAAAAATAATGATGATGGCTATTTTATCAATATTTATACTTACAGGATGTGGAACAAAGAGTCCAACTGAAGTTGTAAATTCTTATTTTGATGAAATAAAAAAAGGTGAAAATGCTGAGGTTACAGAGTATCTATTAGAAAGTGTAGAATCTACAGAAGACAGTACTGATAGTGATGAAAATCAAGCAGATCCTAAAATGGAAGAAGCTATGAAGTTATATCTTTCAAAGATAGATGCAAAAGTATTATCTGAAAATATTGAGAAAGATAAGGCAACTGTTGAAGTTGAAGTAAGTGGACTTAATTTTTCAAATATTATTCTAGAAGTATTACAAGAAAGCTTATCTAGTGCGTTTAGCGGAGTAGAAATGAGCGATGAAGAAATTAGTAATAGTGTACTTGAAAAAGTAAAAAGTGGAAAAGTAGAAACTAGAACTGGTACTGTAACTTTATCTAAGGATGAAAAAGAGTGGAAAATAAATACTGAAGATGAAAGTTTTATGGGACTTATTTTTGGAAAAGCACAAGAGCTTGATAGTTCTACAGCAAAATAA
- a CDS encoding type II TA system antitoxin MqsA family protein, whose product MNKETRKVYCEKCNKKVDYDIISEIKKEYKGVEVNIEQNIGICSECGERLYVTELEEINLDKLYSRYRELTGIVTPQDIINFREKYNISQRELVAILDWGKMTINRYERGSLPNQSHSDILKLIIKEESYFREKVEDAYKNGRISEKTYNNMHFSMDQEKTSILEKLIELRLSNEVNIYNGFKKFDLDRLENLIGYISSKVNNLYKTSLNKYLWYIDFSNYKYNLKSITGLRYMRYTFGPIIEDMDYELILNLKNKFEKEVTESYRSEITKIKSKDNYDISMFSDKEMEIIDRVIEVFKDKNVGEISDLSHKEKAWIETKDKELISYEYAHDLKYI is encoded by the coding sequence ATGAACAAAGAAACAAGAAAAGTATATTGTGAAAAATGTAATAAAAAAGTTGATTATGATATTATAAGTGAAATAAAAAAAGAGTATAAAGGTGTTGAAGTAAATATAGAGCAAAATATAGGTATATGTTCAGAATGTGGAGAGAGGCTATATGTCACTGAACTAGAAGAAATAAATTTAGATAAATTATATTCAAGATATAGAGAATTAACAGGGATAGTTACGCCACAGGATATTATAAATTTTAGAGAAAAATACAATATATCTCAAAGAGAACTTGTTGCTATACTTGATTGGGGAAAAATGACTATAAATAGATATGAAAGAGGTAGTTTACCAAATCAAAGTCATAGTGATATATTAAAACTTATAATTAAAGAAGAAAGCTATTTTAGAGAAAAAGTAGAAGATGCATATAAAAATGGAAGAATAAGCGAGAAAACTTATAATAATATGCATTTTTCTATGGATCAAGAAAAAACATCAATTTTAGAAAAGCTTATAGAATTAAGATTATCTAATGAAGTGAACATATATAACGGATTTAAAAAATTTGATTTAGATAGATTAGAAAATTTAATAGGATATATATCTTCAAAAGTAAATAATTTATATAAAACAAGTCTCAATAAATATTTATGGTATATAGATTTTTCAAATTATAAATATAACTTAAAATCTATTACAGGATTAAGATATATGAGATATACATTTGGGCCAATTATTGAAGATATGGATTATGAGTTGATATTAAATTTAAAGAATAAGTTTGAAAAAGAAGTAACAGAGTCTTATAGAAGTGAAATAACTAAAATAAAAAGCAAAGATAATTATGATATAAGTATGTTTTCAGACAAAGAAATGGAAATAATTGATAGAGTAATAGAAGTATTTAAAGATAAAAATGTAGGTGAAATATCAGACTTATCTCATAAGGAAAAAGCTTGGATAGAGACAAAAGATAAAGAGTTAATATCCTACGAATATGCACATGATTTGAAATATATATAA
- a CDS encoding nuclease-related domain-containing protein: protein MNFNTLIMIISIIIFIVVYIVSEKSQKEKDKKIEDSIQNKLNSRLASLKEIKLAYKYETGKTTFSTNHKNGTYLEYKVFEILYRYEGKVLADLYVDKGDNTNTEIDVVFVHNTGIYVIECKDIRAMEIIGDEQEMQWNCIYSNQYRRKMYNPLKQNLSHIVALKNVLGSKYPHDCYTSIVVMNCNNVKSRYNSNFDNYYQKIVTPKKLKNYIDLLIKDKSRVFSDEQVIDIYKHLHNKYANASVKVKKSHIDNIKNIYE, encoded by the coding sequence ATGAATTTTAACACACTTATAATGATAATATCTATAATAATCTTCATAGTAGTATATATAGTTAGCGAGAAGTCACAAAAGGAAAAAGATAAAAAGATAGAGGATTCAATTCAAAATAAATTAAATTCTAGGTTAGCCTCATTGAAGGAAATAAAATTAGCATATAAGTATGAAACAGGTAAAACTACGTTTTCTACTAATCACAAAAATGGTACATATTTAGAGTACAAGGTATTTGAAATATTATATCGATATGAAGGTAAAGTATTAGCAGATTTATATGTAGATAAGGGAGATAACACTAATACGGAGATAGACGTAGTATTTGTACATAACACAGGAATATATGTGATAGAATGTAAAGATATAAGAGCAATGGAGATAATAGGTGATGAACAAGAAATGCAATGGAATTGTATATATAGTAACCAATATAGACGAAAAATGTACAATCCTTTAAAACAAAATTTATCTCATATAGTAGCATTAAAAAATGTATTAGGAAGCAAGTATCCTCACGATTGTTATACATCCATAGTAGTAATGAATTGTAATAACGTTAAATCTAGATATAATTCAAATTTTGATAATTACTACCAAAAGATTGTAACGCCTAAAAAACTAAAGAACTATATAGATTTATTAATAAAAGATAAAAGTAGAGTTTTTTCTGATGAACAAGTAATAGATATATATAAGCACTTGCATAATAAATATGCTAATGCAAGTGTAAAGGTAAAAAAATCTCATATAGATAATATAAAAAATATATATGAGTAA
- a CDS encoding type II toxin-antitoxin system MqsR family toxin, which yields MINKYLEKIKKHITTKGFDFAGNREKNANFIEEYGFKIEDIKEILLDLNKDHHIGGPESDHNLKFSGNVWKFRYDLEIDKDFIINIYIKIRYNPPEELVCISFHEDELFE from the coding sequence ATGATAAATAAATACCTAGAAAAAATCAAAAAACATATAACTACAAAAGGATTTGATTTTGCAGGTAATCGAGAAAAAAATGCAAATTTTATAGAAGAATATGGATTTAAAATAGAAGATATAAAAGAAATATTACTAGATTTAAATAAAGATCATCACATAGGGGGTCCTGAAAGTGATCATAATCTAAAGTTTTCAGGAAATGTATGGAAATTTAGATATGACTTAGAAATAGATAAAGATTTTATCATAAATATATACATAAAAATTAGATACAATCCTCCAGAAGAATTAGTTTGTATATCATTTCATGAGGATGAATTATTTGAATAG
- a CDS encoding DUF559 domain-containing protein, whose product MREALISKDICLNQQVEQLGFRIDFAVINPRDSNRYLLAIEADGATYHSSKTAKERDLYRQRLLEGKGWNFIRIWSRDWWKNRDKEIKRVIDKIEELTKEESEE is encoded by the coding sequence ATAAGAGAAGCTTTAATTAGTAAAGATATATGCTTAAATCAACAAGTTGAGCAGTTAGGATTTAGAATTGACTTTGCTGTAATTAATCCAAGAGATTCTAATAGATATTTATTGGCAATAGAAGCCGATGGTGCTACATACCATTCAAGCAAAACAGCAAAAGAAAGAGATTTATATAGACAAAGGCTATTAGAGGGAAAGGGATGGAATTTTATAAGAATATGGTCTAGAGATTGGTGGAAAAATAGAGATAAAGAAATTAAAAGAGTTATTGACAAGATTGAAGAATTAACAAAGGAAGAAAGTGAAGAATAA
- a CDS encoding type I restriction endonuclease subunit R — MFTEESLENVVIEYLKEIDYKYIQGSNLKREHKEVLLLDKLEDCLININKDIPQTSIKEAIRKINTFETNDVFTNNKLFHKYLTEGVEVTDFINGETNYYTVKLVDFENIENNEFLVVNQLEIVEDGNKKIPDVIVYLNGIPIVCMELKSTSREEVDIEDAYKQLMNYKEVHIPKLFYYNAFLVISDGVNTKAGTITAPIDRFMAWKKINGDEEINDLFSISYKNLDTLLYGMFDKNRLLDIIKNFILFTSKGKIMAQYHQYYGMKKAIKSVIHAVENDGRAGVVWHTQGSGKSFSMTFLAGNLVKHNDLNNPTIIVITDRNDLDGQLYETFGSAHEFLRQDPIKCESRADVCKFLEGRKTGGVIFSTIQKFVEETGLLSERDNIVVMVDEAHRTQYNIDGKLDTNTGEIKYGYAKYLRESLPNASYIAFTGTPIETTDKSTYGVFGDLIDVYDMTQAVEDGATVKIYYESRLAKVKLDSYQMNLIDNEYYNMQVNEGVEDYIVEQSQKQMSRMEQIICDEDRIKQVVKDIIQHYEDRENLVEGKAMIVAYSRKAAYMMYQELLNQRPDWVNKVKMVMTTNNQDSEEMAKLIGTKKTQKEREDEFRDLNSEFKIVIVVDMWLTGFDVPSLDTMYIDKPMKSHNLMQAIARVNRVYPGKSGGLVVDYIGLKKELFDALKTYTNRDQDKIQENEEAKVIALDILEILRNEFHKFDYEGFFGDSDKVRYTLIRDGAEFVQFIEARKTLFMEQTKKLKDVYKICTALLSKRTKDEIAFFMAVRSFIMKTTKVGTPDLKEVNARISKMLEEAIVGDEVIVLSSAGSKETFDLLNDENISKLRALPQKNIATNILMRAMKDKVEQVKQKNIIVSRAFSEKLQKIIEKYNNRNDEKDVFEVLEALVEFKHELLKAIESGDELDLTYEEKAFFDVLTADPEVIASMEDDILIKIAKNLTKTVKENMCPAWHERKQAQAKMRMHIKKLLKKYDYPPNKSEKAIEDVMEQVKLQCVAGM; from the coding sequence ATGTTTACAGAAGAAAGTCTAGAAAATGTAGTCATAGAATACCTAAAAGAAATAGACTACAAATACATACAGGGAAGTAATCTAAAAAGAGAACATAAAGAAGTCCTACTACTAGACAAACTAGAGGACTGCCTTATAAATATAAATAAAGATATACCGCAAACTTCAATAAAAGAAGCTATAAGAAAAATAAATACATTTGAAACTAATGATGTATTTACAAATAACAAACTATTCCACAAATACCTTACAGAAGGAGTGGAAGTAACAGACTTTATAAATGGAGAAACAAATTATTATACAGTAAAATTAGTGGACTTTGAAAATATAGAAAACAACGAATTTCTAGTAGTAAATCAATTAGAAATAGTTGAAGATGGAAATAAAAAAATACCTGATGTAATAGTATACCTAAATGGAATACCAATAGTATGTATGGAGTTAAAAAGTACTTCACGTGAAGAAGTAGATATTGAAGATGCTTATAAGCAACTAATGAACTACAAAGAAGTCCATATACCAAAACTATTTTATTATAATGCCTTTTTAGTAATAAGCGATGGAGTAAATACAAAAGCAGGTACAATAACTGCTCCAATAGATAGATTTATGGCATGGAAAAAAATTAATGGTGATGAAGAAATCAATGATTTATTTTCTATAAGTTATAAAAATCTAGATACATTACTATATGGAATGTTTGATAAAAACAGATTACTAGATATTATAAAAAACTTTATACTATTTACTAGCAAAGGTAAGATAATGGCACAATATCATCAATACTATGGTATGAAAAAAGCTATAAAGTCAGTTATTCATGCAGTAGAGAATGACGGTAGAGCAGGGGTAGTGTGGCATACTCAAGGAAGTGGTAAGAGTTTTTCTATGACTTTCTTAGCAGGGAATTTAGTTAAGCATAATGACCTAAATAATCCAACTATAATAGTAATTACAGATAGAAATGATTTAGATGGTCAGTTATATGAAACCTTTGGATCAGCGCATGAATTTTTAAGACAAGACCCTATAAAGTGTGAAAGTAGAGCTGATGTATGTAAATTTCTAGAAGGTAGAAAAACTGGTGGAGTAATATTTTCTACTATTCAAAAGTTTGTGGAAGAAACAGGGCTTTTAAGTGAGAGAGATAATATTGTTGTAATGGTGGATGAAGCTCATCGTACTCAATATAATATAGATGGTAAATTAGATACAAATACAGGTGAGATTAAGTATGGGTATGCAAAATACCTAAGAGAATCTTTACCTAATGCAAGTTATATAGCTTTTACAGGTACTCCAATAGAAACAACTGACAAGTCAACTTATGGAGTATTTGGTGATTTGATAGATGTATATGATATGACTCAAGCTGTGGAGGATGGAGCTACTGTTAAGATATATTATGAATCAAGACTTGCAAAGGTAAAATTAGACAGTTATCAAATGAATTTAATAGATAATGAATATTATAATATGCAAGTTAATGAAGGTGTAGAAGATTATATTGTAGAGCAAAGTCAAAAGCAAATGTCTCGTATGGAGCAAATTATTTGTGATGAAGATAGAATAAAGCAAGTTGTTAAAGATATAATACAGCATTATGAAGATAGAGAAAATCTAGTAGAGGGTAAGGCTATGATAGTCGCATACTCTAGAAAAGCAGCTTATATGATGTATCAAGAATTACTTAATCAAAGGCCTGATTGGGTAAATAAAGTGAAGATGGTTATGACTACTAATAATCAAGATTCTGAGGAAATGGCAAAGCTAATAGGAACTAAGAAAACTCAAAAAGAGCGTGAAGATGAATTTAGAGATTTAAATAGTGAGTTTAAAATAGTTATCGTAGTAGATATGTGGCTTACAGGTTTTGATGTGCCTTCTCTTGATACTATGTATATAGATAAACCAATGAAATCACATAACTTAATGCAGGCAATAGCTCGTGTAAATAGAGTATATCCTGGCAAAAGTGGAGGATTAGTAGTTGATTATATAGGACTTAAAAAAGAACTATTTGATGCATTAAAAACTTATACAAATCGTGATCAGGATAAGATACAAGAAAACGAAGAAGCTAAAGTGATAGCCTTAGATATATTAGAAATACTTAGAAATGAGTTTCATAAGTTTGATTACGAAGGATTCTTTGGTGATAGTGACAAAGTAAGATATACCTTAATAAGGGATGGTGCAGAGTTTGTTCAATTTATAGAAGCAAGAAAAACTCTATTTATGGAGCAAACTAAAAAACTAAAAGATGTTTATAAAATATGTACTGCTTTATTATCAAAAAGAACTAAGGATGAAATAGCATTCTTTATGGCAGTAAGGTCTTTTATTATGAAAACTACAAAAGTAGGTACACCAGATTTAAAAGAAGTAAATGCTAGAATCTCGAAAATGTTAGAAGAAGCTATAGTCGGAGATGAAGTAATAGTTTTAAGCAGTGCAGGGTCTAAGGAGACTTTTGACTTATTAAATGATGAAAATATAAGTAAATTAAGAGCTTTACCACAAAAAAATATAGCAACAAATATACTAATGAGAGCTATGAAGGATAAAGTAGAGCAAGTTAAACAGAAAAATATAATTGTAAGTAGAGCTTTTAGTGAAAAACTTCAAAAGATAATAGAAAAGTACAATAATCGTAATGATGAAAAAGATGTATTTGAAGTATTAGAAGCTTTAGTAGAATTTAAGCATGAATTACTTAAAGCTATAGAATCAGGGGATGAATTAGATTTAACATATGAAGAGAAAGCATTCTTTGATGTATTGACAGCAGACCCAGAGGTTATAGCTTCAATGGAAGATGATATACTTATAAAGATAGCAAAGAATTTGACTAAGACGGTGAAAGAAAATATGTGTCCAGCATGGCATGAAAGAAAGCAAGCACAAGCCAAGATGAGAATGCATATAAAGAAGCTACTTAAAAAGTATGATTATCCACCAAATAAAAGTGAAAAGGCTATAGAAGATGTAATGGAGCAAGTTAAACTTCAATGTGTAGCAGGAATGTAG
- a CDS encoding GyrI-like domain-containing protein, which translates to MAYDFKKQHKELYLPKDKPVIVNVPKMNYLAVRGQGNPNNPDGEYVKSIQLLYGIAYTLRMSYKTDYKINGFFEYIVPPLEGFWWQENIKGVDYSNKDSFKFISLIRLPDFITKKDFDWAIETASKKKKMDFSKVEFFTYDEGLCVQCMHIGPYDDEPITVEKMHKYLEENGYLLDITDDRYHHEIYISDPRKCDVSKQKTVIRHPIKLR; encoded by the coding sequence ATGGCATATGATTTTAAAAAACAGCATAAAGAGCTTTATTTACCAAAAGATAAACCAGTAATCGTAAATGTTCCCAAAATGAATTATTTAGCAGTTAGAGGACAAGGAAATCCAAATAATCCAGATGGAGAATATGTAAAATCAATACAATTACTTTATGGAATTGCATATACTTTGAGAATGAGTTATAAAACAGACTATAAAATAAATGGATTTTTTGAATATATTGTTCCACCATTAGAGGGTTTTTGGTGGCAAGAGAATATAAAAGGAGTAGATTATTCAAATAAGGACTCTTTCAAATTTATTTCTCTAATTAGATTACCTGACTTTATAACCAAAAAAGATTTTGACTGGGCTATAGAAACGGCAAGTAAAAAGAAAAAAATGGATTTTAGCAAGGTAGAATTCTTTACTTATGATGAAGGACTATGCGTACAATGTATGCACATTGGTCCTTATGATGATGAACCTATTACGGTAGAAAAAATGCATAAATATTTAGAAGAAAATGGGTACTTATTAGATATAACAGATGATAGATATCATCACGAAATTTATATATCTGATCCTCGTAAATGTGATGTAAGTAAACAAAAAACTGTAATTAGACATCCTATTAAACTTAGATAA
- a CDS encoding FGGY-family carbohydrate kinase: MKKYLLGIDNGGTFSKAALFDLDGNQIGVSSKQTEIITPKSGYTERDMNLLWEANYKSIKEVIENSKVDPKYIMGVSISGHGKGLYMIGEDDNPIIYNGIVSTDTRAWEYVEKWNQDGTSDKVFKKTFQSIMACQPVALLAWFKDNKPEVLEKVKWIFSVKDYVRYMLTGEAYAEYTDFSGGNLVNMITKEYDEELLSYFGIEDLIDKLPKLKYSAEICGHITKEAALKTGLLEGTPVAGGMFDIDACGIATGMVDEEQLCMIAGTWSINEYISKTPVTDKSVALNSMFCMPGYYLIEESSPTSAGNLEWVIQNMLDGYLKESEKENVSIYDVINKKVGSIEPKDSDVIFLPFLNGSNEDALGRGTFIGMTSYHTKAHLARAVYEGVVFSHMSHLNKLFKNREKPNRIRISGGAANSNEWVQIFADVIQIPIEVVEDKELGAQGAAMTAGIAVGAYESYKEAAERTVKISKTVYPRAEYKEIYERKYGAYRKVVDSLKDTWKHLAIEN; this comes from the coding sequence ATGAAAAAGTATCTTTTAGGAATTGATAATGGGGGAACTTTCTCTAAAGCAGCACTATTTGATTTAGATGGAAACCAAATTGGAGTATCAAGTAAACAAACTGAAATAATAACTCCAAAATCAGGTTATACAGAAAGAGATATGAATTTATTATGGGAAGCAAACTATAAAAGTATAAAAGAAGTAATTGAAAATAGTAAAGTAGATCCTAAATATATTATGGGGGTTTCAATTTCAGGTCATGGAAAAGGGTTATATATGATAGGAGAAGATGATAATCCTATAATATATAATGGTATAGTTTCCACAGATACTAGAGCTTGGGAGTATGTAGAAAAATGGAATCAAGATGGAACTAGTGATAAGGTATTTAAAAAAACATTCCAAAGTATAATGGCATGTCAACCAGTAGCTTTATTAGCTTGGTTTAAAGATAATAAACCAGAAGTATTAGAAAAAGTAAAATGGATATTCTCTGTAAAAGACTATGTTAGATATATGTTAACAGGGGAGGCTTATGCAGAATATACAGATTTTTCTGGTGGCAATTTAGTAAATATGATTACAAAGGAATATGATGAAGAACTACTTTCATATTTTGGAATTGAAGACTTAATAGATAAATTACCTAAGTTAAAATATTCAGCAGAAATATGTGGACATATAACTAAAGAAGCGGCTTTAAAAACTGGTTTATTAGAAGGTACACCAGTAGCAGGTGGAATGTTTGATATAGATGCTTGTGGTATAGCAACAGGGATGGTTGATGAAGAGCAGTTATGTATGATAGCTGGTACTTGGAGTATAAATGAATACATATCAAAAACTCCAGTTACAGATAAGAGTGTAGCACTAAACTCTATGTTCTGTATGCCTGGATATTATTTAATAGAAGAAAGTAGCCCAACTTCAGCGGGGAACTTAGAATGGGTAATACAAAATATGTTAGATGGTTATTTAAAGGAATCTGAAAAAGAAAATGTATCAATATATGATGTTATTAATAAAAAAGTAGGAAGTATTGAGCCAAAAGATAGTGATGTTATATTCTTACCTTTCTTAAATGGTTCAAATGAAGATGCCCTTGGAAGAGGTACATTTATAGGTATGACATCTTATCATACTAAAGCTCATTTAGCTAGAGCAGTATATGAAGGTGTAGTATTCTCACATATGAGTCACTTAAATAAGCTATTTAAAAATAGAGAGAAACCAAATAGAATAAGAATTTCAGGTGGAGCAGCAAATTCTAATGAGTGGGTACAAATATTCGCAGATGTAATACAAATACCTATAGAAGTTGTTGAAGATAAAGAACTTGGAGCTCAAGGGGCTGCCATGACTGCAGGAATAGCTGTTGGTGCCTATGAAAGTTATAAAGAAGCGGCTGAAAGAACTGTTAAAATATCAAAAACAGTATATCCAAGAGCTGAATATAAGGAGATATATGAAAGAAAATATGGAGCATATAGAAAAGTTGTTGATTCATTAAAAGATACGTGGAAGCATTTAGCTATAGAAAATTAA
- a CDS encoding L-ribulose-5-phosphate 3-epimerase: MEKYILGLYEKSMPNTLSWKEKLLCAKECGYDYIEISIDETDEKLSRLDMSKEERKELLDTMFECDIPISSMCLSGHRKYPLGSLNKEIRDKGMEIMRKAIDLACDLGIRIIQIAGYDVYYEEGNEETKKYFEDNLRKSVEMAAQKGVILAFETMETEFMNTVEKAMEYVKLIDSPYLKVYPDCGNVTNATLKYGTEAVDDFILGKGHIAAVHLKETIPGKFREIPFGTGHVNFEEIIKVSLDLGVRRFTTEFWYVNNDDWKDVIKYNRKFIDEKFSSVM, translated from the coding sequence ATGGAAAAATATATATTAGGATTGTATGAAAAATCTATGCCAAATACATTATCATGGAAAGAAAAATTATTATGTGCAAAAGAATGTGGATATGATTATATAGAGATTAGCATTGATGAAACTGATGAAAAGCTAAGTAGGCTTGATATGAGCAAGGAAGAAAGAAAAGAACTTTTAGATACTATGTTTGAATGTGATATTCCAATAAGCAGTATGTGTTTAAGTGGACATAGAAAGTACCCTTTAGGAAGTCTAAATAAAGAAATAAGAGATAAAGGTATGGAAATTATGAGAAAGGCCATAGACTTAGCTTGTGACTTAGGTATTAGGATAATTCAAATTGCTGGTTATGATGTTTATTATGAAGAAGGAAATGAAGAAACTAAAAAATATTTTGAAGATAATCTAAGAAAATCAGTTGAAATGGCAGCACAAAAGGGAGTTATATTAGCTTTTGAAACTATGGAAACTGAGTTTATGAATACTGTTGAGAAGGCTATGGAATATGTTAAATTAATTGATTCACCATATCTAAAGGTATATCCTGACTGTGGAAATGTAACCAATGCTACTTTAAAATATGGAACTGAAGCAGTAGATGATTTTATACTTGGAAAAGGTCACATAGCTGCAGTTCACTTGAAAGAAACTATTCCAGGAAAGTTTAGAGAAATACCATTTGGAACTGGGCATGTTAATTTTGAAGAAATTATAAAAGTTTCTTTAGATTTAGGAGTAAGAAGATTTACTACTGAATTTTGGTATGTAAATAATGATGATTGGAAGGATGTAATTAAATATAATAGAAAATTTATAGATGAAAAGTTCTCAAGTGTTATGTAA
- a CDS encoding GmrSD restriction endonuclease domain-containing protein — protein MDKKSICRLYKRRKKSAEDKDYEIIGQSFHKWIRENRESIGLINSSSFENFILKEFKLFSNIYKRLKVYSSEFNADFEYVFYNADRDFNLQYQIILASICLDDSQEIIDKKIKLISCFIDQYISRRVFNFKTVNYSSVRYTMFNITKDVRRKSLDKLKDILKSKIDNMEQTLEAIDNFYLNQFTARYMLHIISRMTYYLESNSGINSSFDNYVNRSQKNSYDIEHIWSNNYNQGNHQNEFETEEEFKHFRNKFGGLLILPKDKNRSLKDMKYEDKVKKYDSENLLARTLNPNCYKNNPIFLRFINEKNFNFKYYDEFNKKELLERNNLYKDLCKEIWSIERLDEICR, from the coding sequence TTGGATAAGAAGTCAATATGCAGACTCTATAAGAGAAGGAAAAAAAGTGCAGAAGATAAGGATTATGAAATAATAGGTCAGTCATTTCATAAGTGGATAAGAGAAAATAGGGAAAGTATAGGACTTATTAATAGTTCATCTTTTGAAAACTTTATATTAAAAGAGTTTAAGTTATTTTCAAATATATATAAGAGACTAAAAGTATACTCTAGTGAATTTAATGCAGATTTTGAGTATGTTTTTTATAATGCAGATAGGGATTTTAATTTACAATATCAAATAATATTAGCATCTATATGCCTAGATGATAGTCAGGAAATTATAGATAAAAAAATAAAGTTGATATCATGTTTTATAGATCAATATATATCTAGAAGGGTATTCAATTTTAAAACAGTTAATTATTCTTCTGTTAGATATACTATGTTTAATATAACTAAAGATGTAAGAAGAAAAAGCTTAGATAAGTTAAAGGATATTTTAAAAAGTAAGATCGATAATATGGAGCAAACATTAGAGGCTATAGATAATTTTTATCTAAATCAATTTACAGCTAGATATATGTTACATATTATTTCTAGAATGACATATTACTTAGAAAGTAATAGTGGTATTAATTCTAGTTTTGATAATTATGTCAATCGATCTCAAAAAAATAGTTATGATATAGAGCATATATGGTCTAATAACTATAATCAAGGAAATCATCAAAATGAGTTTGAAACAGAAGAAGAGTTTAAACACTTTAGAAATAAGTTTGGCGGTTTACTAATACTTCCTAAGGATAAAAATAGAAGCTTAAAAGATATGAAGTATGAAGATAAAGTTAAGAAGTATGACAGTGAAAACTTACTAGCGAGAACATTAAATCCTAATTGTTATAAAAATAATCCTATATTTTTAAGATTTATAAATGAGAAAAATTTTAACTTTAAGTATTATGATGAGTTTAATAAAAAGGAACTTTTAGAGAGAAATAATTTATACAAAGATTTATGTAAGGAAATTTGGAGTATAGAAAGATTAGATGAAATATGTAGATAA